Genomic window (Arthrobacter sp. StoSoilA2):
CACTTGCGTTTCTCATAGCGACTGGGGCTCCGAGCGCGCCACCATTGGGATCATCATCGTGAAGGTTGCCCCGTCTTGTTTCACGTGAAACATGGGCATGTAACGTCAGGAAAGTTGATAGTTCCGGAGGATCCAGAACCGGCAAAGATCGCCCAAAGGGGGATCTGTCACAGTAGTAAATTGACGCCTGTCTCTTCACCGCAGCACAAATAGTCCGACGGAATGGCCGCATCTCTGAGGTTCCGATCTACGCTACCTGATGAGCGTCCGACCCTTGTGCCGCGTAAGAGAATTGCTCTCCAATCTGATGCATTACCTCAGTGCAAAAGTTCGTGTGCGAGCGGTTGTGTTGTCCAGGATCAACGGAAAAAGCTTGTTGGATATGACACCAGCCTCAGGCTTACATCGTATGTGCTGTTCTTCGTGTGTCTACTCAATCCTCAAGTGACAAGTAGGCTGCCCTCGTCCCGCGCGGAAAACCCCCATAGACCGGGCATGCGTCTGCGAACGGGCCGCCGGTCCCAGAAGCGGCCTTCGCGGACAAATGGCCCAGTCTCTTCGGCCAGCCACATGTGAACCACTCCTGAGGACAATGACTCCCCGAGGCTCGCTACGCCCTGCCTGTGCTCGGAGGGCCCTCCAATACCTGCCCTCCCGGGGGACTGGGCGATGAATTTGAGGGCAAATTGTGGTCTCAGGCACGAAATATCTCAAGTCCCGCGTCCACTCTGTGAATACTCTCGTCGAGGCCGCGTTCGCGATGGGCATTCGATCCCGTGCTGCCAACTATGCCCGGGACTCCCGTCATTCCACATATAGTCCCGCTGCACTGCACCGCCGACGCCGCTTTCGACCTGCGGATGGGCTGGTCCGTCTAACTTTGATTGATCCAGAAACTCTCCCGACCCCGGAGATTTGTTTCACGTGAAACACCGACATCTATCACGTCACTTTAGGTATTTGCATCCAACACACATCGCTCTCGCCTTTGTAGCCTAGGCGACTTCTCACCGCTAGCGAGCCCCAAGATATGGCCCTACATATGAACGGACGTGTCCCGGATGAGCGGACCGCCGCAACTCAAATAGACGCACACAGCGGCGAAAGACGCCTTCACGAGACGAATATACGTCCACGAATACCGCTGCCCACACCGTCTCACCCAGCCAAGCAGGAGCCCCGGCCGTTTCCAACCCTAGCGATTGACGGGCTTCTTATAGCGCCCCCTTCCTTTTCGAAGCCTAGGGGAGGCCAACTACCGATGGTCGATCCAGCCATCGGCTTCCACTCCACATCCACATAACCTGGGAATGGGCACGAGACGATCCCTTCTAATGGAGTCTTGCTGCTGGCGGATGACCTTATCCACTATCCAAATCAGGGAGCAACTTCACTGGCGCCAAAACGGTGCTCGGCGGCACTGAAGATTCATTCTCCGGAACCGAGCATTCCATTTGATCTAGGGGCAACCAACAACCACGTGGAGCAGGGGCTGTTTCACGTGAAACATGAACGGATCCGAATGAAGTTAGTCAGGAACCTGACTGTATTGCTGCATAATGGCCGGAACTAAGACTCATAAGTCGACCGCCTAAGAAGCTGCAGATGCAGAATGCCGCCTGGGACGCCAGCATTCCTAATCCGGAGGACAGCAGCAAGCAGACCTTCCCTTCCTACCTTCCATCCGTGCTCCTGATCTTCCGTCCAGTGTCGCCAACTCACAAGATCGTCGCTCGAGCCCTTCTTGTCTCAACCACTAGCGCGGCTGGGTAGCAGCCGGCATACCCCTACCTGGAGTTCCCTGGCCCGGCCTCGGCAGATCAGCATGCCTGCCAATCCACCGCTCTACGCCAATTCTTTCGTGGAGCCCCTGTAGGCAGACGTCGGATCAAAGGTGCCCCTGCTTCGAGACGATGCCTGGATCTGAACGCTCTACAGCATCACGCCCCGTAGGCTGCGACCCTCGAATGGTGCCGACTATCCCGTCTGAAGAGTGACGCGATTCGTTTGGCACTCCATCGGCCTCCACAGGCCCGCGTGGGAGCGTTTCGTAGATCGACTCAGGATGCCTTCCAATCAACAGGAGGTTCCCAAGAGCACCATGTCAGGTCACGACACTAGCGAGGTCGCAGAGGACAAACGACCAAGTTGTTCACAAAGTTATCCACAGGGTTTTCCACTGGCCACCAGGCGATCCAAATGTCATTTGCCGAGCTCCCGGTACAGCTCCCCGCGGTCCGTCACTTCCTTCCCCCTCCTGCGAGTTTGAAAGCTTTGATGTTGCCGCTCCATTTGACTGCACCACGGTGCATCAAATTCCCGCAAATCAAAGGGTTTTGTGATCATGTGACATGAAATACACGCGGTCCCGTAGGGGATCGTTTCACGTGGAACATTCTGCACTTGGTGCGGAAAGAGTCGCGTCACGGCGGCGGGTGCTCGGAAGCAAGTTGCTGGTGATTGGAGCCAGGGAAACCCGAACCAGCGACAGGGTTATCCCCAAAGTTATCCACAGGCTTATCCACTGCCTAAATCCGCCGATACACATGCCCCTTCCTGCCTCTTTCAGCCTTCGAATGATCATGAGACACCTTGGAATACGTTTCACGTGAAACAAGAGAATCTTGCCGGTGCGCCTAAATGACGGTCCGCCCTTGTTCGTTGAAGCTGGCGTCAGAGACGTAGTGGCACCGGACCCACACACCTCGAAATGTGGCTGAGGCGACAAACAGCACGGCGCCCATTCGGTCAAACGTACAACATCAGATCTATCAACCCGCGACGACAATCAAAGACTCCAACGCTAGGTTCCGCCATGCGCCAACACGCACCCAGGCGGCCCAGTGCCGATGCCGGGGGACACTCCAACCGGCACCAAAAAACCCAGCGCGTCTCGGGCCGCGCGGGGAATGTTTAGACGTTCGACAGCCGAAGCCGGCACGGGAGGGAAGCGCACCATTCGACACACCCCAACGTCCGCATAGGCATTCCTGCTGTCGAGGATGGACATGGGCGCCCCGGGACCGCTGGTTCGGCCGTGAGAGGCGCCGCGCCATCTCGCTCACCAATCAAGGAAGATCGATGTCGACCAGAGGGCCACCGAACTTGGAACACCTCTTCGTGGCAGGGCGCTGAACCTCTCCGGGCCTCAATTGTCGTCCCAGCCATATGGAACAAGGTACGTTCCGCTGTTCTATGTCGGGGTCTCGCCGATCCATCCGTATAGTCAGTACACAGCCCATATAGAGCGGGCAGCGCCTCCGGGATACGGCCCCCAGTGGGCGAAAGATGAGTTCAGATTTGGGCGGCAAGTCCAACGGCAGGAGAAGATCCTAAACTCACGCGAAAACCGAAGTCCCCAACTCCTGGCCAGCCAGTGCGTTCCCTTGAGAATTTGTGCTGTGATACTTCACCCGTCGTTGGCATAGACAGAAGGTCAAGGCAGGATCCGATCGCTACGCCGCCGCTAGGCCGTTTTGTCTGAAACCATTGCTCCGTTTCCGCTACAAGAACGCACGGGAACCGTGGGGGCATGGACCTATTGGATGGCCCGTCTGCCCATTGAACTATAGATCACCAAAAGGGGTAGTTATCTCGCAGATGAATCCTCCACATAGGGCAAGCACATCTTCTGTGCCAGGAGCTCGCTGATAACGGTGCGCCCAGACGTTGGAAGTCGTAGATGAAGCCTCCATCCGATCGCTGATAGGACCGGAGGTGTTTCCGAATAACATGTGTGTAATTCGATCCAATCGCTCGGTGGCAACGCTTTCGTTTGGCCGCTGTAATTAACGCCGCCAGACCCCCAGGGAAATAGGTGTTTCACGTGAAACACGTAGCAGTCTTCATCTCCTCGACGATCAGATGCCAAGCCTTTCGATTCGTCTCCGCATTGTCGGTTTCTGCTAAAGGAGAATAGCGTATTCACTACATCGACGAGGATCGTCCATCCAACCAGCCCAGGGGCGCGGCACGGTTTCACGTGAAACAAGGCCAGCGGTACATGATGCTTCCAACGCGCGCGCCTCAACGAAACAAAAGCGCCGCGGAAATCGCATGATCGAAGGACTTGATTTGTCCGGGGCGGTCGACTCGGCCAAAGCGGTATTTGACGGGAGCACTCCAGAGAAGTGTTTGCCATTCGGCGCGGCAGGGCCGCACGACACCTAAGGGAACTCTAATGTAGGCCGTTGTGTAACGGCAGCGAAGGGGAAGCAGCAATAGTGAGGCAGCGCCAACGCATACACCACCGGGCAACCGAACCACGCGACGCAGGGACACAGGGACACAGGGGCACGGGACACGGGACACGGAAACAAGGAAACAAGCTAGGGTGCCCCGGGACATCGTAGATGGTGGGCCTTCCGTTTCGTTTACATCTCTTTGATTCCAGCGCGACTTACCGGAGTTCAGAATGAGAAATCTGCGCCTTACAGGCCAAGAGCGTGAGTAGAACGGAGGGCAATAGAGCCTGCGCATTCGAATGCTTCCCGACCGGCGCGTTTCACGTGAAACATAGAATCCAAATAGTGCCCCGTCCATGGCTCCCAGCCGCGAGTGGTCTTCTTCAAGAGCGCTACGCAGGGCCCCAGAACGGCCGCACAGTGGCATCAGAGCGCGCTCCAGGATCGAGCCCCCAATAACACGAGTCCGTGCCCGAAGTCGCAGCTTCAGGCAGCCCTAGAGCGACATAGCCTGAAGAAGGGCCAATAGCGAACTCCTCTGGAGCTGCTACGAGCGAACGACCGTCCAAGTATCCAAACGCGTAGCCCGAAGTATAGAGAAGAGAGACCCGCTGGCCGCAACGTAGACGCTGGTTTCACCCGAAGCAGGCACATCCCTGGCCGTCTTGGAACCACCAGCCCAATGTTTCACGTGAAACTCCACAAGAAGCAGGTGGCACCACCCCAGAAAGCCCACGCCCTGTCCTCGAAAACAAAAGCCACGCATTAGAACACAAAATGGGGTCTGCCCGCAGGGCAAACCCCATTTAGTTGGTCGGGAGAACTAGTCGTCAGATCCTGGTCCCAAAACATCCATAATTCGGTTGAGATCCTCCACGCTGGCAAATTCAATGCTGACGCGGCCCTTGCGAGCACCCAAGGTAATCTTCACGTTCGTATCTAGGCGGTCGGATAACGAGGAAGCCAGGTAGTCCAGTCGCTCATGCCGGGCATTGGGCTTGGGAATAGCACTCTTGGCCGGCGCGGCTGGGTCCTGATACAAAGCTACGGCTTCTTCAGTGGCACGGACGGACATACCTTCAGCAACAATCTTCTGTGCAAGGCGCTCCATGGCGGCCGCATCCGGCAACGCCAAGAGTGCACGGGCGTGGCCTGCTGACAAGACGCTCGCTGCCACACGACGCTGCACCAACGGCGGAAGCTTCAAAAGACGCAGTGTATTGGATACCTGGGGACGGGACCGACCAATACGATCGGCCAACTGCTCATGTGTAGTTCCGAAGTCTTCCAAGAGCTGCTGGTATGCGGCTGCCTCTTCCAAGGGGTTCAGCTGGCTGCGGTGCAGGTTCTCCAGCAACGCGTCCCTAAGGAGATCATCGTCAGTGGTGTCACGTACGATGGCGGGGATTGTTTCCAGGCCGGCGGCTTGGACGGCACGCCAGCGGCGCTCACCCATGACCAACTCGTACGGTTCCCCACCCTTTTCGGTTGAAGTACGTACAACAATTGGCTGGAGGACTCCGATTTCCTTGACGGAGTGCACCAGTTCGGCCATGTCGTCTTCATCGAAGACAGATCGAGGCTGCTTGCGGTTCGGATGAATGTCCGTCACCGGTATCTCAGCGAATCTCGCTCCCGGAACCTCAACCAACTCCACCTCAGGCGGAGCAGCTGCAGCAGGGGTCGAAGACGGCGTCGAACTCGTCCCTGCGCCTGAGGTCTTCACCGAGGTAGATGAAGGGCGCTTAGCCGATGGCTTGGAAGCCGGGGCCTTGGCTTCGCTGGACTTGCTTGCAGCAGGTGCCTCGGCCGCAGACTTCGATGCTTCCTTCACAGCGCCGGCACGTGAACCATCTGCTCCACTCAGCGTCGCGGATTCGGCCGCCGGAGCAGGTGCAGGAGCTGTACCTTCGAGCGGTTCCAGAGGCTCCGCTGTCTTACGGGCTTCCGGAAAGAAGAGGTCCACTGGGCGTGAAGGCGCAGCGCCGTTTCCCTGGGCACCCGCAGGTGAGCTAGGAATGAGAGCCCCAAGACCCCTGCCGAGGCCCCTTCGCTTTTCGCTCATTGATTCATCCCTCCGATGGAATAGCCGGGTGCGGACCCGCCCAGGCTGTTGCAGTGTTTCAAGAATTCTAGCGTTCAGCGATTTCGGCAGCGGCTTCCATGTAGGACAGCGCGCCGCTCGATGAAGGATCATAGGTCATGACAGTCTGCTGGTAGCTCGGCGCTTCAGAGATGCGTACCGAGCGGGGAACCACAGCGCTCAGGACCTGTTGAGGGAAGTGTTGGCGGACCTCGGACGCAACCTGTGCCGCGAGGTTGGTTCGGCCGTCGTACATGGTCAGGAGAATCGTCGAAACCACCAGGTCAGCATTGAGGTGCTTCTGGATCATCTCGATGTTCTTCAGGAGCTGGCTCAAGCCCTCCAAGGCGTAGTACTCGCACTGGATGGGAATCAGGACTTCGCTGGCGGCGCAGAACGCATTGACAGTCAACAGACCCAGGCTCGGAGGGCAGTCGATAAAGATGAAGTCCAAACGTCCCTCACCGTTTTTCTCGCGCTCTTTGGAGTAGACATCTATGGCGCGGCGAAGCCTCTGTTCGCGGGCCACCAATGAAACCAACTCGATTTCCGCGCCTGCCAGGTGGATCGTCGCCGGGGCGCAGATGAGGTTGGGAATGTCAGGGCACGGAGCCACTACATCTTTCAGCGG
Coding sequences:
- a CDS encoding ParA family protein, with amino-acid sequence MGSSETSTQRIPPFMSLGSARAMATPSASLQSAIVRPNSVDNAAVSRETLTDEVHNVMDSIDDSSPIARQLANETRRRERLIGRELPKPDRTRIFTVSNQKGGVGKTTTTVNIAAALASAGLNVLVIDIDPQGNASTALGIEHHADVDSIYDVLINDLPLKDVVAPCPDIPNLICAPATIHLAGAEIELVSLVAREQRLRRAIDVYSKEREKNGEGRLDFIFIDCPPSLGLLTVNAFCAASEVLIPIQCEYYALEGLSQLLKNIEMIQKHLNADLVVSTILLTMYDGRTNLAAQVASEVRQHFPQQVLSAVVPRSVRISEAPSYQQTVMTYDPSSSGALSYMEAAAEIAER
- a CDS encoding ParB/RepB/Spo0J family partition protein, whose product is MSEKRRGLGRGLGALIPSSPAGAQGNGAAPSRPVDLFFPEARKTAEPLEPLEGTAPAPAPAAESATLSGADGSRAGAVKEASKSAAEAPAASKSSEAKAPASKPSAKRPSSTSVKTSGAGTSSTPSSTPAAAAPPEVELVEVPGARFAEIPVTDIHPNRKQPRSVFDEDDMAELVHSVKEIGVLQPIVVRTSTEKGGEPYELVMGERRWRAVQAAGLETIPAIVRDTTDDDLLRDALLENLHRSQLNPLEEAAAYQQLLEDFGTTHEQLADRIGRSRPQVSNTLRLLKLPPLVQRRVAASVLSAGHARALLALPDAAAMERLAQKIVAEGMSVRATEEAVALYQDPAAPAKSAIPKPNARHERLDYLASSLSDRLDTNVKITLGARKGRVSIEFASVEDLNRIMDVLGPGSDD